From a region of the Apium graveolens cultivar Ventura unplaced genomic scaffold, ASM990537v1 ctg3747, whole genome shotgun sequence genome:
- the LOC141701342 gene encoding uncharacterized protein LOC141701342, translating to MFVVAFLIWLERICYSKNAVHKVISWPFHLINQLANEIAGFFMWMENKDVGQELFDPRLLQMLCSREINVLYFREKRSKVNESVRNIVSEVCVRAFRDILTSDSQFVDVHGDRMWFGCNTNPVFVPRPPLYHNVVGRFPQPGLGANLGPRNYMGHVRNVLENPDADLSEIFGGMQVVDGCEDEPHVAPEDRTIFLTFSKGYYLPESEIREFFTRIFGDFIEVIYMQDVSSDEQPLYARMVCRSSSIIPHIAPPGIKTKYSIYGKQVWAKKYIKRSRESTSDD from the exons ATGTTTGTGGTGGCATTCTTAATCTGGCTGGAAAGAATCTGTTATAGCAAGAATGCTGTCCACAAAGTAATTTCTTGGCCATTTCATTTGATTAACCAACTTGCAAATGAGATTGCTGGTTTTTTTATGTGGATGGAGAACAAGGACGTAGGTCAAGAGTTGTTTGATCCTCGTTTGCTTCAGATGTTATGCTCTCGTGAAATCAACGTGCTCTACTTTCGGGAGAAACGGAGTAAGGTCAATGAGAGTGTCAGGAATATAGTCTCTGAAGTTTGTGTGAGGGCGTTTAGAGATATACTGACAAGTGATAGTCAGTTTGTAGATGTTCATGGAGATAGGATGTGGTTTGGTTGTAACACCAATCCAGTTTTTGTGCCACGTCCTCCTTTGTACCACAATGTTGTAGGTCGGTTTCCTCAACCAGGGTTAGGTGCAAACTTGGGTCCTAGAAATTATATGGGTCACGTCCGGAATGTATTGGAAAATCCCGATGCTGATTTAAGTGAAATTTTTGGAGGAATGCAGGTGGTGGATGGTTGCGAGGATGAACCTCATGTTGCACCAGAAGATCGAACAATCTTTTTAACATTCTCCAAAGGCTACTACCTCCCTGAATCCGAAATTCGAGAATTCTTCACAAg GATTTTTGGCGATTTCATTGAAGTCATCTACATGCAAGATGTGTCGAGTGATGAACAACCATTGTACGCTAGAATGGTTTGCCGTTCTTCTTCCATCATTCCACACATTGCTCCTCCCGGAATAAAGACAAAGTACTCCATTTATGGGAAGCAAGTCTGGGCCAAAAAGTATATCAAGAGAAGTCGCGAGTCCACTTCTGATGATTAG
- the LOC141701344 gene encoding uncharacterized protein LOC141701344, translating into MKVNMQAHDIWKAVELADPKVAAEEKKDRLALAAIYQSIPEDILLSVAVKNTTKETWDAIKMMFLGSDRVRQTKVQTFKSEFAVLSMKETKTIGEFCMMLNDLVTNIRALGEIVEKGFVVKKLLRAVPSRFLQITSAMEQFGKLNEMSIEEAVGSLKAHEEKTRGQTEKLGNQLLLTEDEWAKRETNGGQLLLTKEEWLKRTSTGGTDSSQNQKFRGGSKGLHGVRETKKVEERTLLLNEKDVRPKLSKDFDMQTESNLLYLDNGASNHMTGLRSKFKELDESITGQVKFGDGSLAIKLMSKNNMAYGIPKLLNPKEMCTGCLMSKQARGLFPSKENFL; encoded by the exons ATGAAGGTGAATATGCAAGCACACGACATCTGGAAGGCAGTGGAGCTTGCAGATCCAAAGGTTGCAGCTGAGGAAAAGAAAGATAGGTTGGCTTTGGCAGCCATCTATCAATCCATTCCGGAGGACATCTTATTGTCAGTGGCTGTTAAGAATACGACAAAAGAAACATGGGATGCCATCAAAATGATGTTCCTAGGTTCCGATCGCGTAAGACAGACCAAGGTGCAGACCTTCAAGTCAGAGTTTGCGGTGCTTAGCATGAAGGAGACAAAAACTATCGGTGAGTTCTGTATGATGTTAAACGACCTGGTAACCAATATACGAGCGTTGGGTGAAATTGTTGAAAAAGGTTTTGTGGTGAAGAAGCTGTTGAGGGCTGTACCTTCTAGGTTTCTGCAAATAACCTCTGCAATGGAGCAATTTGGAAAGTTGAATGAGATGTCAATAGAGGAGGCCGTGGGATCATTAAAGGCGCATGAGGAAAAAACTCGTGGCCAAACAGAGAAGCTTGGAAATCAATTACTCTTGACTGAGGATGAGTGGGCAAAGCGAGAAACAAATGGAGGGCAACTATTGTTAACCAAGGAGGAATGGTTAAAGAGAACAAGTACAGGAGGAACTGATAGTTCACAAAACCAGAAATTTCGAGGAGGGTCTAAGGGATTACATGGTGTGAGAGAAACAA AAAAAGTAGAAGAACGAACACTCTTGTTGAATGAGAAAGATGTTCGACCAAAGTTAAGCAAAGATTTTGATATGCAAACTGAATCCAACTTGTTGTATTTGGATAACGGAGCTAGTAACCATATGACGGGGTTACGATCGAAATTCAAGGAATTGGATGAAAGTATCACAGGTCAAGTGAAATTTGGGGATGGTTCGTTG GCAATTAAACTAATGTCTAAGAATAACATGGCATATGGGATACCTAAATTGTTGAATCCAAAGGAGATGTGTACCGGCTGTTTGATGTCGAAGCAGGCAAGGGGATTGTTTCCGAGCAAGGAAAACTTTTTATGA
- the LOC141701345 gene encoding uncharacterized protein LOC141701345 — MAMETEFEFYEFKHRFALYDPASYFDENISDQHFNLYHTIDRTLFYRLVRKLGRNVDESMFVVAFLIWLERICYSKNAVHKVISWPFHLINQLANEIAGFFMWMENKDVGQELFDPRLLQMLCSREINVLYFREKRIKVNESVRNIVSEVCVRAFRDILTSDSQFVDVHGDRMWFGCNTNPVFVPRPPLYHNVVGRFPQPGLGANLGPRNYMGHVRNVLENPDADLSEIFGGMQVVDGCQDEPHVAPEDRTIFLTFSKGYYLPESEIREFFTRIFGDFIEVIYMQDVSSDEQPLYARMVCRSSSIIPHIAPPGIKTKYSIYGKQVWAKKYIKRSRESTSDD; from the exons ATGGCAATGGAGACTGAGTTTGAATTCTATGAATTTAAGCATAGGTTTGCCTTGTACGATCCAGCTTCGTATTTCGATGAAAATATTAGCGACCAGCATTTTAATCTTTACCATACCATCGACCGGACACTTTTTTATAGGCTAGTCCGTAAACTTGGTCGTAACGTTGATGAATCTATGTTTGTGGTGGCATTCTTAATCTGGCTGGAAAGAATCTGTTATAGCAAGAATGCTGTCCACAAAGTAATTTCTTGGCCATTTCATTTGATTAACCAACTTGCAAATGAGATTGCTGGTTTTTTTATGTGGATGGAGAACAAGGACGTAGGTCAAGAGTTGTTTGATCCTCGTTTGCTTCAGATGTTATGCTCTCGTGAAATCAACGTGCTCTACTTTCGGGAGAAACGGATTAAGGTCAATGAGAGTGTCAGGAATATAGTCTCTGAAGTTTGTGTGAGGGCGTTTAGAGATATACTGACAAGTGATAGTCAGTTTGTAGATGTTCATGGAGATAGGATGTGGTTTGGTTGTAACACCAATCCAGTTTTTGTGCCACGTCCTCCTTTGTACCACAATGTTGTAGGTCGGTTTCCTCAACCAGGGTTAGGTGCAAACTTGGGTCCTAGAAATTATATGGGTCACGTCCGGAATGTATTGGAAAATCCCGATGCTGATTTAAGTGAAATTTTTGGAGGAATGCAGGTGGTGGATGGTTGCCAGGATGAACCTCATGTTGCACCAGAAGATCGAACAATCTTTTTAACATTCTCCAAAGGCTACTACCTCCCTGAATCCGAAATTCGAGAATTCTTCACAAg GATTTTTGGGGATTTTATTGAAGTCATCTACATGCAAGATGTGTCGAGTGATGAACAACCATTGTACGCTAGAATGGTTTGCCGTTCTTCTTCCATCATTCCACACATTGCTCCTCCCGGAATAAAGACAAAGTACTCCATTTATGGGAAGCAAGTCTGGGCCAAAAAGTATATCAAGAGAAGTCGCGAGTCCACTTCTGATGATTAG
- the LOC141701346 gene encoding uncharacterized protein LOC141701346 produces the protein MKLNGLVTNIRALGEEVLESYVVKKLLRAVPTKFLQIASMIDQFGNIEQMSVEETVGSLKIHEERLKGSKNGGGGVECNKPKRNKVQRAEVNMAQFDDDEPALLLTEHDDKDVNMMLLKEEKVTPKLKLHGSEKSSDSDIWYLDNGASNHMTGQRSKFKMLDECVKGQVKFGDGSMVEIKGKGTVSLKCKTGEERELHEVFFIPSLCNNIISLGQLSEAGNKVVLNGEYLWIHEKQGKLLMKVKRSANRLYKIIIESGEPKCLLLRSNENAGCGTFG, from the exons ATGAAACTCAATGGTCTGGTGACAAACATTAGAGCTCTTGGAGAAGAGGTTTTGGAGAGCTATGTAGTAAAGAAGTTGTTACGAGCCGTACCAACAAAATTCCTACAAATAGCCTCGATGATCGACCAGTTTGGGAACATTGAGCAAATGTCCGTTGAAGAAACTGTTGGGTCTCTGAAGATTCATGAGGAAAGATTGAAGGGATCCAAGAATGGTGGTGGGGGCG TTGAGTGCAACAAACCTAAGCGTAACAAGGTTCAAAGGGCTGAAGTTAACATGGCCCAATTTGACGATGATGAGCCTGCATTGCTATTGACTGAACATGATGACAAAGATGTAAACATGATGTTGCTAAAAGAAGAGAAAGTCACACCAAaactgaagttgcatggaagtgAAAAATCCAGTGATTCTGACATCTGGTACCTTGACAACGGTGCAAGTAACCATATGACGGGTCAGAGATCAAAATTCAAGATGCTGGACGAATGTGTCAAAGGCCAAGTAAAATTCGGTGATGGTTCGATGGTTGAAATTAAAGGCAAGGGCACTGTGAGCTTGAAGTGTAAAACGGGCGAGGAACGTGAACTACACGAGGTATTTTTCATTCCTTCCTTGTGCAACAATATAATTAGTCTTGGACAATTATCGGAAGCCGGAAATAAGGTTGTCTTGAATGGAGAATATTTGTGGATCCATGAAAAACAAGGAAAGTTGTTAATGAAAGTTAAGAGATCGGCAAATCGATTGTATAAGATAATTATAGAAAGTGGTGAACCAAAATGCTTATTATTAAGGTCAAATGAAAATGCTGGTTGTGGCACTTTCGGTTAG